A single Nocardioides bizhenqiangii DNA region contains:
- a CDS encoding aromatic ring-hydroxylating oxygenase subunit alpha codes for MSFKTAPAANMAEIAALVERREVGYSLESAFYASQEVYDLDMKAIFGQHWLFVATEAEIPEAGDFVTVEIGTQSLIIVRDDEEEVRALRNVCRHRGSRLLEEPCGAIGNLVCPYHQWTYRADGELVYAESQPPSFDKSKFGLKQVHVRTVGGLIFICLADEPPADFDEVASVIEPYLRSYRVAEAKVAHQTDLVEAGNWKLVMENNRECHHCDASHPELITSYFPFLRYDESDITPRLQPLYERYLKATEDLDDVCKSNGVPRELVHELDTRETGFMIMRLPLDGDGASFGIDGAQVCKKLIGDSPTPKFGDLSLHMQPNSWFHMLSDHVIVFSVLPIAPDKSMVRTTWLVHPDAVEGEDYTIEGLTGVWKATNDQDRALVEKAQRGVTDPSYVPGPYALVEDDVESFINWYVGRLRDSLEPRRESADRLGHLNAVAAQ; via the coding sequence GTGAGTTTCAAGACCGCCCCCGCGGCCAACATGGCCGAGATCGCCGCCCTGGTCGAGCGCCGTGAGGTGGGCTACAGCCTGGAGTCCGCCTTCTACGCCAGCCAGGAGGTCTACGACCTGGACATGAAGGCGATCTTCGGCCAGCACTGGCTCTTCGTCGCCACGGAGGCCGAGATCCCGGAGGCGGGTGACTTCGTCACGGTCGAGATCGGCACCCAGTCGCTGATCATCGTCCGCGACGACGAGGAGGAGGTCCGCGCGCTGCGCAACGTCTGCCGCCACCGCGGCTCGCGTCTCCTCGAGGAGCCGTGTGGTGCGATCGGCAACCTGGTCTGCCCCTATCACCAGTGGACCTACCGCGCCGACGGCGAGCTGGTGTACGCCGAGAGCCAGCCGCCGTCCTTCGACAAGAGCAAGTTCGGCCTCAAGCAGGTCCACGTGCGCACCGTCGGCGGCCTGATCTTCATCTGCCTCGCCGACGAGCCACCAGCCGACTTCGACGAGGTCGCCTCGGTCATCGAGCCCTACCTGCGCTCCTACCGCGTCGCGGAGGCGAAGGTCGCCCACCAGACCGATCTGGTCGAGGCGGGCAACTGGAAGCTCGTCATGGAGAACAACCGCGAGTGCCACCACTGCGACGCTTCCCACCCGGAGCTGATCACGTCGTACTTCCCGTTCCTCCGGTACGACGAGTCGGACATCACGCCGCGCCTCCAGCCGCTCTACGAGCGCTACCTGAAGGCGACCGAGGACCTTGACGACGTCTGCAAGTCCAACGGCGTTCCGCGGGAGCTGGTCCACGAGCTCGACACCCGCGAGACCGGCTTCATGATCATGCGCCTTCCGCTGGACGGTGACGGTGCATCGTTCGGCATCGACGGCGCCCAGGTCTGCAAGAAGCTGATCGGCGACTCGCCCACTCCGAAGTTCGGTGACCTCTCCCTGCACATGCAGCCCAACTCGTGGTTCCACATGCTCAGCGACCACGTGATCGTCTTCAGCGTCCTGCCGATCGCTCCGGACAAGTCGATGGTCCGCACGACGTGGCTGGTCCACCCGGACGCCGTCGAGGGCGAGGACTACACCATCGAGGGGCTGACCGGCGTCTGGAAGGCCACCAACGACCAGGACCGCGCGCTGGTCGAGAAGGCCCAGCGCGGCGTCACGGACCCGAGCTACGTGCCCGGTCCCTACGCGCTGGTCGAGGACGACGTCGAGTCGTTCATCAACTGGTACGTCGGCCGGCTCCGCGACTCCCTCGAGCCGCGCCGCGAGAGCGCCGATCGGCTCGGTCACCTCAACGCGGTCGCGGCCCAGTAG
- a CDS encoding FAD-binding oxidoreductase, translating into MSSTQALESLVPSLQSQVCWADEDRTVLVCTAVSDVTHDVKNFVFEPEGDQLFEFDAGQFLTLMLDIDGTRVNRCYTISSPPTRPNRIAITVKRVVGGTVSNWVHDNIVPGSKVTALAPLGAFTLTSRPAEKLLFLSAGSGITPLMSMLRTLYDLGSDADVVFLHSARTPSDIVFRSELAAIETLMPNLRVVHVCEADYPSERWGGMRGRLSPTMLHTIVPDLLERTIFNCGPVPYMDAVRRILGELDYDLGSYHEESFTFDDPAMPGATPPPEGVAYEDIAVAAPPAGDDGVATYSVEFTKSGRTVTCRADENVLDVALAAGVRLASSCTQGMCGTCKIPKLSGEVEMNHNGGIRPREVAAGKILACCSKPLSDLSLDA; encoded by the coding sequence ATGTCGTCCACCCAGGCACTCGAGAGCCTCGTGCCGTCCCTGCAGTCTCAGGTCTGCTGGGCGGACGAGGACCGGACCGTGCTGGTGTGCACAGCGGTCAGCGACGTCACCCACGACGTCAAGAACTTCGTGTTCGAGCCCGAGGGCGACCAGCTCTTCGAGTTCGACGCGGGCCAGTTCCTGACCCTGATGCTCGACATCGACGGCACCCGGGTGAACCGGTGCTACACGATCTCCTCGCCGCCGACCCGCCCGAACCGCATCGCCATCACGGTGAAGCGGGTCGTGGGCGGCACGGTCTCCAACTGGGTCCACGACAACATCGTGCCCGGCAGCAAGGTCACCGCACTGGCGCCGCTCGGTGCCTTCACGCTCACCAGCCGGCCGGCGGAGAAGCTCCTCTTCCTCTCCGCGGGCAGCGGGATCACCCCGCTGATGTCGATGCTGCGGACGCTCTACGACCTCGGGTCGGACGCCGACGTCGTCTTCCTGCACAGCGCGCGCACGCCGAGCGACATCGTCTTCCGCAGCGAGCTCGCGGCCATCGAGACGCTCATGCCCAACCTCCGCGTCGTACACGTCTGCGAGGCCGACTACCCGTCCGAGCGCTGGGGCGGCATGCGGGGACGCCTCTCGCCGACCATGCTCCACACGATCGTCCCCGACCTGCTCGAGCGGACCATCTTCAACTGCGGCCCGGTGCCGTACATGGACGCCGTACGCCGGATCCTCGGTGAGCTGGACTACGACCTCGGCAGCTACCACGAGGAGAGCTTCACCTTCGACGACCCGGCCATGCCGGGTGCGACGCCGCCTCCCGAGGGGGTCGCCTACGAGGACATCGCCGTCGCGGCGCCGCCCGCCGGCGACGACGGGGTGGCGACGTACTCCGTCGAGTTCACCAAGAGCGGCCGCACGGTCACATGTCGCGCGGACGAGAACGTGCTCGACGTGGCGCTCGCCGCCGGCGTGCGACTCGCGTCGTCCTGCACCCAGGGGATGTGCGGCACCTGCAAGATCCCAAAGCTCTCCGGCGAGGTGGAGATGAACCACAACGGCGGCATCCGCCCCCGCGAGGTCGCCGCCGGAAAGATCCTCGCTTGCTGTTCCAAGCCGCTCAGCGACCTCTCGCTCGACGCCTGA
- the fdhA gene encoding formaldehyde dehydrogenase, glutathione-independent, which yields MADNRVVVYAGPGQVAIENTEFPKLEIPSEVADGLGIKQAAPHAVILKLVTTNICGSDQHMVRGRTTAPVGQSLGHEITGEIVEIGDDVLFHKVGDICSVPFNIACGRCRMCNEGKTGICLNVNPARAGAAYGYVDMGGWVGGQAEYVMIPFADFNLLKFPDRDAALEKILDLTMLSDIFPTGYHGAYTAGVTTGSTVYVAGAGPVGLAAAYSAQLLGASTVIVGDMNADRLAQAASFGCEIADLSKGDSLVDVVADILGEPEVDAAVDAVGFEARGHGKDAAEAPATVLNDIMNVSRAGASLGIPGLYVTGDPGAVDDAAKVGQIGVRLGLGWAKSHTFVTGQCPVKQYNRQLMNLILADKAHIAKAVNATPISLDDAALGYAAFDKGAAQKFVIDPHGMVRA from the coding sequence ATGGCTGACAACAGAGTCGTCGTCTACGCGGGACCTGGCCAGGTCGCGATCGAGAACACGGAGTTCCCCAAGCTGGAGATCCCGAGTGAGGTCGCCGACGGGCTCGGCATCAAGCAGGCCGCCCCGCACGCCGTGATCCTCAAGCTCGTCACGACCAACATCTGCGGCAGCGACCAGCACATGGTCCGTGGCCGCACGACGGCACCCGTGGGCCAGTCCCTGGGCCACGAGATCACCGGCGAGATCGTCGAGATCGGCGACGACGTCCTCTTCCACAAGGTCGGCGACATCTGCTCGGTGCCGTTCAACATCGCCTGCGGTCGCTGCCGGATGTGCAACGAGGGCAAGACCGGCATCTGCCTCAACGTGAACCCGGCGCGCGCCGGCGCGGCGTACGGCTACGTCGACATGGGCGGCTGGGTCGGCGGCCAGGCGGAGTACGTGATGATCCCGTTCGCCGACTTCAACCTGCTGAAGTTCCCGGACCGGGACGCGGCGCTCGAGAAGATCCTCGACCTCACGATGCTGTCGGACATCTTCCCGACCGGCTACCACGGTGCCTACACCGCCGGCGTCACCACCGGCTCCACGGTGTACGTCGCCGGTGCCGGCCCGGTGGGGCTCGCCGCGGCGTACTCGGCGCAGCTCCTGGGGGCCTCGACCGTCATCGTCGGCGACATGAACGCCGACCGCCTCGCGCAGGCCGCCAGCTTCGGCTGCGAGATCGCGGACCTGTCGAAGGGTGACTCGCTGGTGGACGTCGTTGCCGACATCCTCGGCGAGCCGGAGGTCGACGCGGCTGTCGACGCCGTCGGCTTCGAGGCGCGCGGCCACGGCAAGGACGCCGCCGAGGCGCCCGCCACGGTGCTCAACGACATCATGAACGTGTCGCGTGCCGGTGCCTCCCTCGGCATCCCGGGCCTCTACGTGACCGGCGACCCGGGCGCGGTGGACGACGCTGCGAAGGTGGGCCAGATCGGCGTGCGGCTCGGCCTCGGTTGGGCGAAGTCGCACACCTTCGTCACCGGCCAGTGCCCGGTGAAGCAGTACAACCGCCAGCTGATGAACCTGATCCTCGCGGACAAGGCGCACATCGCGAAGGCCGTGAACGCGACCCCGATCAGCCTCGACGATGCCGCGCTCGGCTACGCCGCGTTCGACAAGGGCGCCGCCCAGAAGTTCGTCATCGACCCGCACGGCATGGTCCGGGCCTGA
- the glyA gene encoding serine hydroxymethyltransferase has protein sequence MSSPSSVLDRTLADFDPEVAEQIERELVRQQTTLEMIASENFAPRSVMEAQGSVLTNKYAEGYPGRRYYGGCEHVDVIEQLAIDRIKELFGAEAANVQPHSGAQANAAAMFALLDPGDTILGLDLAHGGHLTHGMRLNFSGKLYNVVAYQVSAEDFRIDMAEVERLAVEHRPKLIVAGWSAYPRQLDFAEFRRIADLVGAYLMVDMAHFAGLVATGLHPSPVPYADIVTTTTHKTLGGPRGGVILSKQALAKKINSAVFPGQQGGPLEHVIAAKAVAFKMAASPAFRERQERTLEGAQIIARRLSQADVAEAGISVLSGGTDVHLVLVDLRHSELDGQQGEDRLHTVGITVNRNAVPFDPRPPMVSSGLRIGTPALATRGFDAGAFEEVADIIAATLAGAGDEDQLAALRGRVEALAGKFPLYPTLED, from the coding sequence ATGTCTTCGCCTTCTTCCGTTCTCGACCGCACCCTCGCCGACTTCGACCCCGAGGTCGCCGAGCAGATCGAGCGCGAGCTGGTCCGCCAGCAGACGACGCTCGAGATGATCGCCTCGGAGAACTTCGCTCCGAGGTCGGTCATGGAGGCCCAGGGCTCGGTCCTGACCAACAAGTACGCCGAGGGCTACCCCGGCCGGCGCTACTACGGCGGCTGTGAGCACGTGGACGTGATCGAGCAGCTCGCGATCGACCGGATCAAGGAGCTCTTCGGCGCAGAGGCGGCGAACGTGCAGCCGCACTCCGGCGCCCAGGCGAACGCCGCAGCGATGTTCGCCCTGCTGGACCCGGGCGACACGATCCTCGGCCTCGACCTGGCGCACGGCGGCCACCTCACGCACGGCATGCGGCTCAACTTCTCCGGCAAGCTCTACAACGTCGTGGCCTACCAGGTCTCGGCGGAGGACTTCCGCATCGACATGGCGGAGGTCGAGCGGCTCGCGGTCGAGCACCGCCCGAAGCTGATCGTCGCCGGCTGGTCGGCGTACCCCCGCCAGCTGGACTTCGCCGAGTTCCGCCGCATCGCCGACCTCGTTGGCGCCTACCTGATGGTCGACATGGCGCACTTCGCCGGCTTGGTGGCCACCGGGCTGCACCCGAGCCCGGTGCCCTACGCCGACATCGTCACCACCACCACGCACAAGACGCTCGGTGGTCCCCGCGGTGGCGTGATCCTGAGCAAGCAGGCGCTGGCCAAGAAGATCAACTCCGCGGTCTTCCCGGGCCAGCAGGGTGGTCCGCTGGAGCACGTGATCGCCGCCAAGGCGGTCGCGTTCAAGATGGCGGCCTCGCCGGCGTTCCGCGAGCGGCAGGAGCGCACCCTCGAGGGCGCCCAGATCATCGCCCGCCGGCTCTCGCAGGCCGACGTCGCAGAGGCCGGGATCTCGGTCCTGAGCGGCGGCACCGACGTCCACCTGGTGCTGGTCGACCTGCGGCACTCCGAGCTCGACGGCCAGCAGGGCGAGGACCGCCTGCACACGGTCGGGATCACGGTGAACCGCAACGCCGTGCCGTTCGACCCGCGTCCGCCGATGGTCTCCTCGGGGCTCCGGATCGGCACCCCGGCGCTGGCCACCCGCGGCTTCGACGCCGGCGCCTTCGAGGAAGTGGCCGACATCATCGCCGCCACCCTCGCCGGGGCCGGCGACGAGGACCAGCTCGCTGCGCTGCGCGGCCGGGTCGAGGCACTCGCGGGGAAGTTCCCGCTCTACCCCACGCTGGAGGACTGA
- a CDS encoding sarcosine oxidase subunit beta family protein, whose amino-acid sequence MAKLLPEHPAWLWRDPDPKSSYDAVVVGGGGHGLATAYYLAKNHGMTNIAVLEKGWLAGGNMARNTTIIRSNYLWDESAAIYEFSLKQWEQLPAELDYDFLFSQRGVLNLAHTLQDVREATRRINANRLNRVDAEWLEPDEVAKVCPIVNVSQDVRYPVLGATFQPRAGIAKHDHVAWAFARACDAMGVDIIQNCEVTGFIKDGDRVVGVETSRGRINAGTVGLVAAGHSTVLAEKAGFRLPVQSHPLQALVSELYEPVHPTVVMSNHVHVYVSQAHKGELVMGAGVDAYNGYGQRGSFHVIEHQMAAALELFPIFGRARLLRTWGGIVDVSPDASPVIGPTPLENLYINCGWGTGGFKATPGAGWAMAHTMATGEPHDLNRAFGLERFVSGALIDEHGAAAVAH is encoded by the coding sequence ATGGCCAAGCTGCTTCCGGAGCACCCCGCCTGGCTCTGGCGCGACCCCGACCCGAAGTCGTCGTACGACGCCGTCGTGGTCGGTGGCGGCGGCCACGGCCTCGCGACCGCCTACTACCTGGCCAAGAACCACGGCATGACCAACATCGCCGTGCTGGAGAAGGGCTGGCTCGCGGGCGGAAACATGGCCCGCAACACGACCATCATCCGGTCGAACTACCTGTGGGACGAGAGCGCCGCGATCTACGAGTTCTCCCTCAAGCAGTGGGAGCAGCTGCCGGCCGAGCTGGACTACGACTTCCTGTTCAGCCAGCGCGGCGTCCTCAACCTCGCGCACACGCTCCAGGACGTCCGTGAGGCGACCCGGCGCATCAACGCGAACCGCCTCAACCGGGTCGACGCCGAGTGGCTCGAGCCCGACGAGGTGGCGAAGGTCTGCCCGATCGTCAACGTCTCGCAGGACGTGCGCTACCCGGTCCTCGGTGCGACGTTCCAGCCGCGCGCGGGCATCGCCAAGCACGACCACGTGGCGTGGGCCTTCGCCCGGGCGTGCGACGCGATGGGCGTCGACATCATCCAGAACTGCGAGGTCACCGGCTTCATCAAGGACGGCGACCGCGTGGTCGGCGTCGAGACCAGCCGCGGCCGGATCAACGCCGGCACCGTCGGGCTGGTGGCCGCCGGGCACAGCACCGTCCTGGCCGAGAAGGCCGGCTTCCGGCTCCCCGTGCAGTCGCACCCCCTGCAGGCCCTGGTCTCCGAGCTCTACGAGCCGGTCCACCCGACGGTGGTCATGTCCAACCACGTCCACGTCTACGTGTCGCAGGCCCACAAGGGCGAGCTCGTCATGGGCGCCGGTGTCGACGCCTACAACGGCTACGGCCAGCGCGGCTCCTTCCACGTGATCGAGCACCAGATGGCCGCGGCGCTGGAGCTGTTCCCCATCTTCGGGCGCGCGCGCCTGCTGCGCACCTGGGGCGGCATCGTCGACGTTTCCCCCGACGCCTCCCCGGTGATCGGCCCGACGCCGCTGGAGAACCTCTACATCAACTGCGGATGGGGCACCGGCGGGTTCAAGGCGACGCCCGGCGCCGGCTGGGCGATGGCCCACACCATGGCGACCGGCGAGCCCCACGACCTGAACCGTGCGTTCGGGCTCGAGCGGTTCGTCTCCGGAGCGCTCATCGACGAGCACGGCGCCGCCGCCGTGGCCCACTGA
- a CDS encoding sarcosine oxidase subunit delta, protein MMLLTCPWCGPRDETEYHYGGQAHVAYPENPSDLSDEEWAEYLFFRDNPKGPFAERWSHSAGCRRWFNVVRDTATYEVLEVYTNADPRPVVGSPAGGSR, encoded by the coding sequence ATGATGCTGCTGACCTGCCCGTGGTGTGGCCCGCGGGACGAGACCGAGTACCACTACGGCGGCCAGGCCCACGTGGCCTACCCCGAGAACCCGAGCGACCTGTCCGACGAGGAGTGGGCGGAGTACCTCTTCTTCCGCGACAACCCCAAGGGCCCGTTCGCCGAGCGGTGGTCCCACAGCGCGGGCTGCCGTCGTTGGTTCAACGTCGTCCGTGACACCGCGACCTACGAGGTCCTGGAGGTCTACACCAACGCCGACCCGCGGCCCGTGGTCGGCTCCCCAGCAGGAGGCTCCCGATGA